In Colletotrichum higginsianum IMI 349063 chromosome 3, whole genome shotgun sequence, a genomic segment contains:
- a CDS encoding Acetoacetate-CoA ligase: MNTTTIPRKLWEHPDPKSTEMYRFLQSVNSTFNLQLKTFHDLHSWTVANRTSFYGHLFTHANFIHEGRPTSVVDESLPIDAVPKWFPGVNLNWAENLLYSRSTSDATGHHGIAGKEDDKVAVTEVREGNRGDVRNLTWGELRRDAGSLAAAMKARGVAQGDRIVLVGANSIETLLVFIAATWLGAIFSSSSTDMGVKGILQRTVQVDPKFIFFDDATVYNGKTVDLRGKMAEVVSGMGTCPSFSGLISIPRFTQPYDVTSPKTETWSSFLGSPSAPPAFTRIPFHAPFLIYYSSGTTGIPKAIVHTVGGVLLNSFKEGRLHESMSSESVCLQYTTTGWIMYLANVAALLVGARVVMYDGSPFVPDLTSFIRILGEQRVTKLGISPRWMFEVAKNKIVPREVTDLTSLQIVTSTGMVLSDQLFEWFYDSGFPIHVHLANLSGGTDIAGCFGMENPLDPVYVGGTQGPSLGVPIAIYDAQLPNGPGKTVPHGTPGELVATAAFPNIPCYLWGDASAAPTSSTSFASATPGTKYHSAYFARFDHVWAHGDFCSIHPETGNISFLGRADGVLNPSGIRFGSAEIYAVIERNFSNKVVDSLCVGQRRPRDDDESVMLFLLMREGEKFDRRLVAEVRDAIKRELTKRHVPKYVFQTPEIPTTVNLKKVELPVKQIVSGHTVKPSGTLLNPQSLDFYYQFAKIEELLAGKEKL; encoded by the exons ATGAACACCACTACAATCCCCCGCAAGCTCTGGGAGCACCCGGACCCCAAGAGCACGGAAATGTACCGGTTCCTACAATCAGTGAACTCTACCTTCAACCTCCAGCTCAAG ACCTTCCACGACCTCCACAGCTGGACCGTAGCCAACCGCACCAGCTTTTACGGCCACCTCTTCACCCATGCCAACTTCATTCACGAGGGGCGTCCGACCTCGGTTGTGGATGAATCACTCCCTATAGACGCCGTGCCCAAGTGGTTTCCCGGAGTGAATCTTAACTGGGCCGAGAATCTGCTCTACTCCCGAAGTACTTCTGACGCCACTGGCCACCATGGCATCGCGGGCAAGGAGGACGACAAAGTCGCCGTCACTGAGGTCCGGGAGGGCAATCGGGGCGACGTCCGAAACCTCACCTGGGGAGAGCTTCGCCGGGATGCGGGTAGCTTAGCGGCCGCGATGAAGGCGCGGGGTGTTGCACAGGGAGACCGCAttgtccttgtcggcgccaATTCCATCGAGACGCTTCTCGTCTTCATAGCAGCGACCTGGCTCGGCGCCATTTTCAGTAGCTCGTCGACGGATATGGGCGTCAAAGGGATTCTCCAGAGGACTGTCCAGGTCGACCCAAAG TTTATCTTCTTCGATGACGCTACTGTGTACAATGGCAAGACGGTCGATCTGCGAGGCAAGATGGCTGAGGTTGTATCCGGCATGGGCACCTGCCCCTCATTCTCTGGTCTCATCTCCATCCCGCGCTTCACCCAGCCGTACGACGTGACTTCCCCCAAGACCGAGACGTGGTCCAGCTTCCTCGGCTCTCCGTCGGCCCCACCAGCTTTCACCCGTATTCCATTCCACGCCCCGTTTCTCATTTACTACTCTTCCGGCACAACGGGCATCCCCAAGGCCATCGTTCACACCGTCGGTGGCGTGTTGCTCAACAGCTTCAAGGAAGGGCGTTTGCACGAGAGCATGTCGTCGGAGTCTGTGTGCCTGCAGTATACTACGACCGGCTGGATCATGTACCTCGCGAACGTGGCAGCGTTGCTGGTCGGGGCCCGCGTCGTCATGTACGACGGCTCGCCGTTCGTCCCAGATCTGACGTCTTTCATCCGCATTCTCGGAGAGCAGCGAGTGACAAAGCTCGGTATTAGCCCGAGATGGATGTTTGAGGTCGCCAAAAACAAGATCGTCCCGCGGGAGGTGACGGACCTCACTTCGCTACAGATCGTGACCAGCACAGGCATGGTTTTATCTGATCAGCTGTTTGAGTGGTTCTACGATTCTGGCTTTCCGATTCATGTTCACCTGGCTAATCTTTCAGGCGGGACAGACATT GCCGGCTGCTTTGGTATGGAGAACCCCCTCGACCCTGTGTACGTCGGTGGCACCCAAGGCCCCTCCCTTGGCGTGCCCATTGCCATCTATGATGCTCAGCTCCCGAACGGACCCGGCAAGACAGTCCCTCACGGTACGCCCGGCGAGCTTGTTGCGACGGCCGCATTCCCCAACATTCCTTGCTATCTCTGGGGGGATGCCAGTGCGGCGCCAacgtcctcgacaagcttTGCTTCCGCCACGCCGGGAACAAAGTACCACTCGGCATATTTCGCCCGTTTCGACCACGTCTGGGCTCACGGCGACTTCTGTTCGATCCACCCCGAGACGGGTAACATTTCGTTTCTGGGGCGTGCCGACGGTGTGCTGAATCCGAGCGGCATCCGGTTCGGCAGCGCCGAGATCtacgccgtcatcgagcgGAACTTTTCTAATAAGGTTGTCGATAGTCTGTGTGTTGGGCAGAGAAGACCtcgcgacgacgatgagagCGTCATGCTGTTCCTGCTGATGCGAGAGGGCGAAAAGTTCGACCGCAGACTTGTAGCCGAGGTCAGGGATGCCATCAAGAGGGAGCTGACCAAGAGGCACGTGCCGAAATATGTCTTCCAGACGCCCGAGATACCG ACAACCGTGAACCTGAAAAAGGTTGAGCTGCCGGTGAAGCAGATCGTGTCGGGCCACACCGTCAAACCGAGTGGGACGCTTCTTAACCCGCAGAGCTTGGACTTTTACTACCAGTtcgccaagatcgaggagctgctcgccggcaaggagaagctgTAA
- a CDS encoding Fungal specific transcription factor domain-containing protein has protein sequence MTTETTTAPALEAAAADSATDLSALTTVMTATADEPASTDQHDHHDHHDHHEHHDDSNDTSSDQEPSKKRSSSVADLKDGAPPAKVTKRRAARACVSCRARKVRCDVVEGAPCGNCRWDNVECVVQESRRRKKNLLTASTAVHPGAEAQLRSKGTNPVNIHSSAELRRPSNASVASVNGSVATNPVPVTCMPLGTTTPAIGAGAAAVSGIGPGVLGGLSVPGGSSDGLEGHVPHMLYQRSGYRHDSAALLTKLQSAAAAASADSNSRRLLSNLLAQASLFGGMASGDGRTSQFLASLEEPDLHAQLPPFVKPLPAKIAQEDVTYLHAKGALTLPTLPLQNALLQAYIEFVHPYMPLLELYDFLAVINAQDGLCGQISLFLYQAVMFAATAFVDMKVLREAGYPTRKAARKAFFQKTRLLYDFDYESDRLVLVQALLLMTYWYETPDDQKDTWHWMGVAISLAHTIGLHRDPAATSMPVRKQKLWKRIWWSCFMRDRLIALGMRRPTRIKDEDFDVPMLQESDFELEVLPEENKVVPAESMLLRDVSMQRELAALCISKAQLCICISHMLKAQYSVLIRDKMRPENTVNSTMMLFPNKKLDNVESVTSVDLELMAWADTLPAICQYRPLTPLDVKNGRSTVAVQRTLLHMVYYTTISALHRPQFLPSSPIHAPTTSRQVQEMSRLRVRDAAMHVTRMAAELHQLRLERFLPTTGVTVILPAMIIHLLEMKNPVSQSRDRATRGFRQCMRVMEKLREIYAAADYATGFLDAALRKAAIDINLQQTAAPMTQQNLKLAEPTFGAQTPPPDNMPYMTSGEALFAHKPNPQRDFLPQTINAAALDLSATSPPQTEKDHESALGGMTPSASGSSEEPGPLDLEFLQTQEEIDWNAMTGTEFDVDQWLQFPPEGVNNTDEGFMTNVFGEESMSDAMKWAATGTVQNEGEGAAKIATLA, from the exons ATGACGACCGAAACGACCACTGCGCcagccctcgaggccgccgccgccgactcggCCACCGATCTATCGGCCCTGACGAccgtgatgacggcgacCGCGGATGAGCCGGCGTCGACAGATCAACATGACCATCATGACCACCACGATCACCACGAACACCACGATGACTCCAACGACACCTCGTCCGATCAGGAGCCGAGCAAGAAGCGCTCCTCGTCTGTCGCCGACCTGAAAGACGGTGCGCCCCCGGCCAAGGTGACGAAGCGCAGAGCCGCTCGCGCCTGCGTGAGCTGTCGCGCGCGCAAAGTCCGCtgcgacgtcgtcgaaggCGCGCCCTGCGGCAACTGCAGATGGGACAATGTCGAGTGCGTTGTCCAAGAGAGCCGCCGACGAAA GAAAAACCTCTTGACTGCCAGCACGGCGGTGCACCCAGGAGCCGAGGCACAATTACGCTCCAAGGGCACGAATCCAGTCAACATTCACAGCAGCGCGGAGCTGCGCCGACCTAGCAATGCCTCGGTGGCTTCGGTCAACGGATCAGTTGCAACGAATCCCGTCCCGGTCACTTGCATGCCTCTAGGCACGACAACACCAGCCATTGGCGCTGGAGCTGCAGCTGTGTCTGGAATTGGCCCAGGCGTCCTCGGGGGCCTTTCGGTTCCCGGCGGTTCTTCAGacggccttgagggccaCGTTCCTCATATGCTAT ACCAACGATCGGGTTACCGTCATGACAGCGCTGCACTGCTCACCAAGCTGCAatcggccgcggccgcagCGTCAGCAGACAGCAACTCTCGTCGCCTCCTGTCGAACCTCCTGGCCCAGGCCTCCCTCTTTGGCGGCATGgccagcggcgacggccgaaCAAGTCAATTTCTCGCCTCCCTCGAGGAGCCCGACCTCCACGCTCAGCTCCCACCCTTTGTGAAACCGCTGCCTGCCAAGATCGCCCAGGAAGATGTCACCTACCTCCATGCCAAGGGGGCCCTGACTCTGCCCACGCTGCCGCTGCAGAATGCCCTCCTGCAGGCCTACATCGAATTCGTTCATCCCTATATGCCGCTGCTCGAGCTGTACGACTTTCTGGCCGTCATCAACGCCCAGGACGGGCTATGCGGCCAGATCAGTCTGTTCCTTTATCAGGCCGTCATGTTCGCCGCCACTGCCTTTGTCGACATGAAGGTTCTCCGCGAGGCCGGCTACCCCACGCGCAAGGCCGCCAGGAAGGCCTTCTTCCAGAAGACGAGG CTACTGTACGACTTTGACTACGAGTCGGatcgcctcgtcctcgttcaGGCCCTCCTGTTGATGACGTACTGGTACGAGACACCCGACGACCAAAAAGACACATGGCATTGGATGGGTGTCGCCATCTCTCTGGCCCACACCATTGGCCTGCACCGTGATCCGGCCGCCACGAGCATGCCGGTGCGGAAGCAGAAGCTATGGAAGCGCATCTGGTGGTCGTGTTTCATGCGCGATCGCTTGATTGCCCTGGGCATGCGCCGGCCCACCCGcatcaaggacgaggacttcGATGTGCCGATGCTGCAGGAGTCCGATTTTGAGTTGGAGGTTCTGCCCGAGGAGAACAAGGTCGTCCCTGCCGAGTCCATGCTGCTTCGGGATGTCTCGATGCAGCGGGAGCTGGCAGCCCTGTGTATCTCCAAAGCCCAgctctgcatctgcatcagCCACATGCTCAAGGCGCAGTACTCAGTCCTGATTCGGGACAAGATGCGCCCGGAGAACACGGTCAACAGCACCATGATGCTGTTCCCcaacaagaagctcgacaacGTCGAGAGCGTGACCTCGGTTGACCTGGAACTCATGGCCTGGGCCGACACCCTGCCGGCCATTTGCCAGTATCGCCCCCTAACGCCGCTGGACGTCAAGAACGGGCGATCGACCGTCGCTGTCCAGCGCACGCTGTTGCACATGGTCTACTACACCACCATCTCGGCGCTGCACCGGCCTCAGTTCCTACCGTCATCCCCCATCCATGCGCCAACGACCTCGCGGCAGGTGCAGGAGATGTCCCGCCTGAGGgtccgcgacgccgccatgcATGTCACCCGGATGGCGGCTGAGCTACACCAGTTGCGTCTGGAGAGATTTCTCCCCACCACTGGCGTCACGGTCATCCTGCCGGCCATGATCATCCATCTTCTGGAAATGAAGAATCCTGTGTCGCAGTCGAGAGACCGCGCCACCCGCGGCTTCCGCCAGTGCATGCGCGTCATGGAGAAGCTGCGCGAGATTtatgccgccgccgactaCGCCACGGGTTTCCTGGATGCGGCCCTGcgcaaggccgccatcgacatcaACCTTCAACAGACTGCTGCGCCCATGACGCAGCAGAACCTCAAGCTCGCTGAGCCGACGTTCGGCGCGCAGACGCCCCCGCCCGACAATATGCCGTACATGACGAGCGGTGAGGCTCTCTTCGCCCACAAACCGAACCCGCAGCGCGACTTTCTGCCGCAGACCATCAacgccgcggcgctcgaCCTGTCGGCCACGAGCCCGCCGCAAACGGAGAAGGACCACGAGTCGGCACTTGGCGGCATGACGCCGAGCGCGAGTGGCAGCTCCGAGGAGCCCGGCCCGCTTGACCTCGAGTTTTTGCAGACGCAAGAAGAGATTGACTGGAACGCCATGACTGGGACCGAGTTTGACGTTGATCAGTGGCTGCAGTTCCCGCCTGAAGGTGTCAACAACACGGATGAGGGGTTCATGACGAACGTGTTTGGCGAGGAAAGCATGAGCGACGCCATGAAATGGGCGGCGACCGGAACTGTTCAGAATGAGGGTGAAGGCGCCGCTAAAATCGCCACCCTCGCCTAA
- a CDS encoding Thiol-specific monooxygenase: protein MMAPFDVKKIAVIGAGPTGLAAARYLSAQAAFESVTVFEQQDEVGGVWNYSEHPTTSLHVPQTDPFCPQDPPLRPKPGAPPVFPTPMYGTLHANTIKTTMNYKDAPFPEDTWVFPSRQSIFKYLVEYAKDVHHLIKFSHQVQALDLRQENGRDKWDLVAACTLSGRRFSDTYDAVVVANGHYDIPFIPDVKGIKTFHEAHPSAILHSKNYRIPEPFKGKKVIVVGNGPSGLDIARQVSPVSDRVYLSVRHPTPPDKVHHIGVTEVPRIVEFVPEKRAVIFEGGRTEEDIDAVIYCTGFFFSFPFLTDLLKPNVLTTGKGIRGLYQHLFLIRHPTLAFAGLLIKTVPWPVAENQAAVLGAVWSNGLNLPSVEDQEKWELDLFRKRGDKNIHVLLDDGDDGRHLNMLHDWVAESTKKGKEPPYWHDEQFWERGVYWSSKQEFEKRGGTATTLRELGFVYPGVGKWRHAASKL, encoded by the coding sequence ATGATGGCTCCGTTCGATGTCAAGAAGATCGCtgtcatcggcgccgggccGACTGGTCTGGCGGCCGCGAGATACCTCTCGGCACAAGCTGCTTTTGAGTCTGTCACCGTCTTTGAACAGCAGGACGAGGTAGGCGGCGTCTGGAACTACAGCGAGCACCCGACCACATCCCTCCATGTGCCACAAACGGATCCGTTTTGTCCGCAGGACCCTCCGCTTCGGCCTAAGCCTGGCGCGCCTCCCGTATTTCCCACCCCGATGTACGGAACACTccacgccaacaccatcaagacgacgatgaactACAAAGACGCGCCATTCCCCGAGGATACATGGGTGTTTCCCTCTCGGCAGTCGATTTTCAAATATCTGGTGGAGTACGCCAAGGACGTGCACCATCTCATCAAGTTCTCTCACCAAGTTCAGGCGCTTGACCTGCGGCAGGAGAACGGCAGAGACAAATGGGACCTTGTGGCTGCTTGCACGCTCAGCGGTCGCCGGTTCAGCGACACGTACGATGCGGTGGTTGTCGCCAACGGACACTACGACATCCCCTTCATTCCCGATGTGAAGGGTATAAAGACATTTCACGAGGCTCACCCGTCGGCTATATTGCACTCCAAGAATTACCGCATTCCCGAGCCCTTCAAGGGGAAGAAGGTGATCGTAGTCGGCAATGGGCCGTCGGGGCTAGACATCGCCCGTCAAGTCAGCCCAGTATCAGACAGGGTGTATTTATCTGTACGACACCCGACTCCACCAGACAAGGTCCATCACATTGGCGTGACAGAGGTCCCGCGGATTGTGGAGTTTGTGCCAGAAAAGAGGGCGGTCATTTTCGAGGGCGGGAGGACGGAAGAGGATATCGATGCAGTGATTTACTGCACCGGCTTCTTCTTTAGCTTTCCTTTCCTCACCGATCTCCTTAAGCCGAACGTTTTGACGACCGGCAAAGGCATCCGAGGCCTATACCAGCACCTGTTTCTCATTCGACACCCAACACTTGCCTTTGCCGGGTTACTCATCAAGACTGTGCCGTGGCCCGTGGCCGAGAACCAGGCTGCAGTCCTCGGGGCCGTTTGGTCAAACGGACTGAACTTACCATCCGTCGAAGACCAGGAGAAATGGGAGCTCGACCTCTTCAGAAAACGCGGCGACAAGAACATTCATGTGTTACTTGACGATGGAGACGACGGTCGTCACCTCAACATGCTGCACGATTGGGTGGCGGAGTCAACAAAGAAAGGCAAAGAGCCCCCGTACTGGCACGATGAGCAGTTTTGGGAGCGCGGAGTTTACTGGTCAAGCAAGCAGGAGTTTGAAAAGCGAGGGGGGACTGCGACCACGCTTCGAGAGCTTGGCTTTGTGTATCCCGGGGTCGGGAAATGGAGGCACGCTGCTTCGAAGCTGTAG